From Gracilimonas sp.:
ATCAAAAACAGCTTGCAGCCGAAGCCAACGAAGAGTCCGACAAAAAGCTGATTCCTTTATACAAGCTCTTTTCACCGGAACACCTGGTGAAGAAGAACTTTGCCAACGACAGTAACTCCCTCGATAAAGGCTTCTACAACGAACTGCTGCATATACTCGGACTGCAGGAAGTGAAAGAGAAGGGGAGCCGGTTGATTCAGCGTCTGCCGAAAAAAGAACGCCACCGCGGGTCGCTGATTGAAAATACCATCGAGATTTTACGGTACGACCAGCACATGAACGAAGTGCGTGATGCCACCGTGCACTACGGGGATGAGGAAGACGATCAGCTGTTTGGGGTGGCGCTGGAATTGGTGATTACCTGGATGAACCGGGTGCTGTTTCTGAAACTGATGGAAGCCCAGCTGCTGGCGTATCACCAATACGATGAGAAATTTAAATTTCTGAGTTACGAAACCATTGATGAGTACGACGAACTCAACAAGCTCTTTTTCCGGGTGCTGGCGCTGCGGAACCAGGAACGCCCGGCATCGGTGCAGGAACGCTTTGGGCATATACCGTACCTGAACTCTTCGTTGTTCGATTCCACCAGGCTGGAGAAAACCACCATTCAGATTTCCGGGCTGGATGATAAAGCCACGCTGGATTTGCATTCCCGGAGTATCCTGAAAAAGGGAGCAAAGCCACCTAAAGAAAAACTGAGCACCCTCGATTACCTGCTCCGCTTTCTGGATGCTTATAACTTCAGTGCCGAAAGTTCGGGTGGCATTCAAACCGAAGATAAAACGCTGATCAACGCCTCGGTGCTGGGCCTGATTTTTGAAAAGATAAACGGCTACAAAGACGGTTCGTTTTTTACCCCCGGCTTCATCACCGAATATATGGCGCGGGAAACGCTGCGTAAATCTGTGACGGATAAGCTGAATGAAGCCTTTGGCTGGGATTGCGAGAGTTTTGATGAACTTCCCCGTAAAATTGAAGCCAAAGAGCTTTCGGAAGTGAATGAGGTGATCAATTCCATTACCATTTGTGACCCGGCGGTGGGGTCGGGTCACTTCCTGGTTTCGTGCCTGAATGAACTGATTGCCATAAAATCGGAACTGAAGGTGCTGACGGATCACGAGGGTAAGTATATTTCCCGACTGGATATTTCCGTGGAAAACGATGAGCTGGCGATAGAGCACAACGGGAATTGTTTGATTACAAGCTCAATCACCACTGGAAAAACGGCAGGGTAGAACGCAAACCCGCCGGTAAAGAAAGCCAGCGTATTCAGGAGGCGCTGTTCCATGAAAAGAAATTCCTGATTGAAAACTGCCTGTTTGGGGTAGATATCAATCCCAACTCGGTAAAAATATGCCGCCTCCGCCTGTGGATCGAACTGCTGAAGCACGCCTATTATACATCCGGCCCGCAAGAGATCCCGGATCAGGTCCGGGATGACAACAACGAAGAGGCTCTTTCTCCCTACTCCGAGCTCGAAGTCCTCCCCAACATCGACATCAACATAAAGCAGGGGAACTCGCTGGTAAGCCGGTTCGGGCTGGATGAAGACCTCAGCTCCATCTTCAAGAAAAGCGAGCACTCGCTGCACGATTACAAGCAGGCCGTACGCAATTACCGCGAAACGCGCGACCGAAACGAAAAGCAGCGCCTGCAAACGTTGATTGACGATATAAAAGCCGAATACAGCGAAAACCTGCTGAACAACAAACCCATTAACAAGAAACTGAGTAAAGCCCGCGGTAAGCTGGAGCTGATGCAGAACGAGGATTTATTCGGGGAAGGCAAGGCGACGAAGAAAGAGCTCAAAAAGCAGGAAAAGAAAGTTACCAAACTGGAAGAGCAGAAAGCCGAGGAAGAAGCCGGCGCCTTTTACCGGGAAGCCTTTGAATGGCGCTTCGAATTTCCGGAAGTGCTGGACGAAGACGGGAAGTACACCGGCTTTGATGTGGTGATTGGGAATCCGCCTTATGTACGGCAGGAAGCCTTAGGCGATATAAAACCCTTTCTGAAAACTCATTTTGAGGTATATGCGGGAACCGCAGATTTATACGCTTACTTTATTGAGCAAGGGGTGAAGCTGAATAAAGAAAATGGCTACTTCCATTACATTGTAGCCAACAAATGGATGCGGGCAAATTATGGAAAGCCGCTCCGAACCTGGCTACAACAAAAACAAATTACAGCCATTACCGATTTTGGGGATTTACCTGTATTTGAGGAAGCCACCACTTACCCGTGTTTATTGGAAATAAAAAAATCTGATAACCCAACGGTATTTAAAGCGCTGGAAGTGGAAAACCTGCCGGTAGAAGATTTTGATGTACTGGAAGAAGAAAACGGATTTGAAGTAGATGCTAACAAACTGAGCGAAGAAGGCTGGTCGCTGGTTCCGTTAAAAACTCAGAAATTATTGGAGAAGTTAAGGAAAGCCGGAACTCCATTAGGTGAATATGTGAATGGAAAAATCCATTATGGTATTAAAACCGGCTACAACAAAGCATTTGTGATTGATGAAGAAACCAAAGACCGACTTATTGATGAAGATGCTTCCAGTGCAGAAATTATTAAACCTTTTTTGGCTGGACGAGATATCAAACGATATCAGCAGCCGGATCAAGAGAATTATTTAATCTTTACAAGAAGAGGGACAGATCTTGATAAATATCCGGCAATAAAAAAATATTTAGAAGGCTTTAAAAAAGAACTTGAACCCAGACCAAAAGATGTGCCAAGTGAAGATTGGCCGGGAAGAAAACCTGGAACTTATCAGTGGTATGAAATACAGGATGGCGTAGATTATTACAAGGAGTTTGAAAAACCCAAAATAATTTACGCTGAAATAGCAACAAGAGGACAGTTCATGATAGATGAGGACAATATGTATGTTGATACAACCTCATTCATATTAGGAAACTCATCATATAATTTACTCGGTGTATTAAATTCCAAGCTTTGGACCTTTATGTTTTCACAAATTAGTTCAGAGATTAGAGGAGGATATTATAGATGGAAGAGTCAATATCTTGAAGTAATGCCTTTACCAAAAGTTTTGGATGATAGTAATGAAATTGGAAGTCTTGTCAATCAAATCCTCACCGCCAAAAAAGAAAACCCCGAAGCCGACACCGGCGCGTTGGAGGCGGAAATCGATCAGCTGGTGTACCAGCTCTACGGCCTCACCGAAGAAGAAATAGCCATCGTGGAAGAGAGTGTGGGGTAATTAACAAACCCACACCCCGCCCCCCACGTCATTGCGAGGAGCCCGTAAATCCGAATGCAGGGCTGGGATGCATACCGACGCGGCAATCTCCCCGAATCGATATCCCAAGTAGCTTAAGGAGATCGCGTCGTCGCCCGGCAAGGGAGTCCTGCTTCACCTCACTCTACTCCTCGCGATGACCGGTTTTTTACTACTCATTAACGCCCGCCCCCCACGTCATTGCGAGGAGCCCCTAAATTCGAACGTAGGGCTGGGATGCATACCGACGCGGCAATCTCCCTGAATCGACCTCCCAAGTGGCTTAAGGAGATCGCGTCGTCGTCCGGCAGGGGAGTCCTGCTTCACCACACTCTACTCCTCGCGATGACCGGGTTTTTTACTACTCATTAACGCCCCCACGCGTCATTGCGAGGAGCCCGTAAATCCGAATGCAGGGCAGGGTGCATACCGACGCGGCAATCTCCCTGAAACGATATCCCAAGTAGGTTAAGGAGATCGCTTCGTCGCCAAGCTGGGTTGCCATAGATTCTGCAAGGTTCCTCCTCGCGATGACCGGCTTTAACTACTAACCACACACTACTCCTCGCGATGACCGGTTTTTTACTACTCATTAACGCCCCCCGCGCGTCATTGCGAGGAGCCCGTAAATCCGAACGTAGGGCTGGGATGCATACCGACGCGGCAATCTCCCCGAAACGACCTCCCAAGCACATCAAGGAGATCGCTTCGTCGTCCGGCAGGGGAGTCCTGCTTCACCACACTTTACTCCTCGCGATGACCGGGTTTTTTACTACTCATTAACACACCCCACGTCATTGCGAGGAGCCCCTTAATTCGAACGCCAGGTTGGGGAGCATAACGACGCGGCAATCTCCCCGAATCGACATCCCAAGTACATCAAGGAGATCGCGTCGTCGCCCTGCAGGGGAATCCTGCTTCACCACACTCTACTCCTCGCGGTGACCGGGTTTTTTACTACTCATTAACACACCCCACGTCATTGCGAGGAGCCCGTAAATCCGAATGCAGGACTGGGATGCATACCGACGCGGCAATCTCTCCGAACCGACCTCCCAGGCACATCAAGGAGATCGCGTCGTCGCAAGAAAGGGGCGTCCGGCTTCATCACACTCTACTCCTCGCGATGACCGGGTTTTTACTACTCATTAACGCCCCCCACGTCATTGCGAGGAGCCCATAAATCCGAATGTAGGGCTGGGATGCATACCGACGCGGCAATCTCCCTGAAATAACATCCCAAGTAACTCAAGGAGATCGCGTCGTCGTCCGGCAGGGGAGTCCTGCTTCACCACACTTTACTCCTCGCGATGACCGGTTTTTTTCTACTCACTAACACACCGCGCGTCATTGCGAGGAGCCCCTTAATTCGAACGCCAGGTTGGGGAGCATAACGACGCGGCAATCTCCCTGAAATAACATCCCAAGTAACTCAAGGAGATCGCGTCGTCGCCAGGCAGGGGAGTTCTGCTTCACCACACTTTACTCCTCGCGATGACCGGGTTTTTTCTACTCATTAACGCCCCCCACGTCATTGCGAGGAGCCCGTAAATCCGAGTGCAGGGCAGGGATGCAAACCGACGCGGCAATCTCCCTGAAATAACATCCCAAGTGGCTTAAGGAGATCGCGTCGTCGCCCGGCAGGGGAGTTCTGCTTCACCACACTTTACTCCTCGCGATGACCGAGTTTTTGCAATGGGTGTTGTAATTAATTAAGAGCGCTGCTACTGCCTTTCTTTTCAGACCTTGCAAAGCACAATTCAAATTTGGTGCCCTTTCCGGTTCCTTTGTAGGTGAAGGTGCCTTCCAATTGCTCGGTAAGGGCGCTAATAAGATTGAAACCCAGCGTATTATCGTCCGGTTCGAAATTATCGGGAATGCCTTTACCAAAATCTTCAATCACCAGCTGTATGTTGTCGCCCTCATTTGTGAGCGAAATATGCAAATCACCGGATTCGTCTTTCCCGTAGGCGTGCTTCATGGTATTGGTAATAACTTCATTGATGGTTAAAGAAAGGGGGATAGCCTGGTTGATATTCAGTTCCAGGTTCTTATCAATATTCAGATGAACATTGAGGTCGGTATCAGATTGAAATACAGAGGTAATGCCTGATACAAGCTTGTTCATACTTTCACTGAAGTCTAATCTCGAAAAAGTTTCCGACTTGTACAGGATTTCATGCACTGCTGCCATTGAGTTGATCCGACTCACACTGTCAAATAATTTACTCTGAAGCCGCTCATCATTTTCTCCGAAGGCTTGCAAATGCAACATTCCGGAAATTACAGCAAGATTATTCTTTACCCGGTGGTGAATTTCATTAAGAAGAGTGTTCTTTTCTTTGAGGGCTTCTTCCAGTTTCCCTTTTCTCAGCTTCTCGTCATGAATGTCCTGAACGCTTCCCAAAATTCGGATGCACTCACCCTTTTCCATTTCACTTTCCCACATGATTCGTACCCATCGTTGCTCCCCGTCCGGAGTTTGAACTTCAAGTTCGGTTTCATAGGGTGCGCCGTTTTCAATGGATTCATTTAATGCGTTCAGCAAAAGGTCTCTGGCATGTTCATCCCTGATAAAAGGGAAGGTGGTCTCAGCATTAGGATCAAAATTATCGTCAACCCTGTGGATTGATTTTACCGTATCTGACCAGAACCTCTTGTCTTGTTTTACATCATATTCCCAGTGCCCGATTGCAGCCAGCTGATAAGCTCTGTTTATGGTTTTCTGATTCTTAGTGAGGATCCTTTGGCTTTCTTTCAGCCGGGAATAATTTCTTAGCTCCCTAACAACAGCCGGCAGTAACCGGTCAGTTTTATCTTTCATGATGTAATCTGAGGCACCTTCTCTCATAGCTTCAACAGCTAATTTCTCGGGTATATAACCGGAGATTAAGATGAACGGTAGCTCCTGATTAATTTCCCGCACCACACTCAAAGCTTCCAACCCAGAATACCCGGGGAGGTAGTAATCACATAAAACCAGATCAACTTCGTCTTTTTTTACAGCTGAGATAAGTACATCTCTGCTATCCGTTTTTGTGATAAGAATATCCTCTTCAAGCTCATGTAATTTTCTTTTAAATAGTTCAGCATGAGATTCATTATCCTCAACCAGTAATACCCTGAAAGATTCTTTCTTTTTTGTCATAAGACTATTTATTGTTCATTCGAGAACTTAGAACAAATCAACCATAGATTGACCTAAAGCTAAAAGAAGATAATTAAAAACAGATTATAAGTAATTACTTTATCTTAGATTATGGTTAGTTATTCTTAATGGATTCGTAACATCACCGGTAATACCTTTTCCGGTCACTCAGTAATCTGATTTATATCCATCTATATTTTGCCAATAGGTGGTCAAAACTATAGAGAACAAAAGCACAGAAATTTTTGGGAAAAGAATCAAATAAAAATACCGGACTTCGCAGGCACCACTTTTTCTCGGCTTTCAATTCCATTCCTGATGCGATGGTAGTGACGGATATTAATCGAAGAATTATTTCGGTTAATTCGGCCTTCGTGAAGTTGTTCGGGTATAAGCGTGGTGAAGTAAAGGGAAAAGAAACATCTATTCTTTATTCGTCAGAACAGGATTTCAGCGATGCCGGAGAAGCGAGGTTTAATCCGGATTCAGATGTTAAAGCAGAAGTATTTGAAGTGCTGTACAGGCGAAAGAACGGAGAGATATTCCCGGCTGAATCTGTTGGAAGTGTGGTTAAAGATGATGATGGAGAGACTATTGGCTACCTTGCCGCGATAAAAGATTTGACCCGGGAAAAGAGAAGGAGTGAGGAAATATCCCTGCTCACTAAAAGGTTGCGTCTGGTTGCAGCTATTGTGGCCAATGAGGAAAAGAATTTCGAAGCAAAAATCAAAAATGCTCTCAAACTCACCACCGACTTACTTGGGTTTGAAATTGGTATTGTAAGCCGGATTGAAGGGGAAACCTATACAATCAAACATTATTACCCGGAAACGGCTGACCTGGAAGAGGGGATGGAATTCGATCTTAGTCAAACCTACTGCAGTATTACGCTCAAGTCGGACGATGTAGTTTG
This genomic window contains:
- a CDS encoding TaqI-like C-terminal specificity domain-containing protein, which translates into the protein MFDYKLNHHWKNGRVERKPAGKESQRIQEALFHEKKFLIENCLFGVDINPNSVKICRLRLWIELLKHAYYTSGPQEIPDQVRDDNNEEALSPYSELEVLPNIDINIKQGNSLVSRFGLDEDLSSIFKKSEHSLHDYKQAVRNYRETRDRNEKQRLQTLIDDIKAEYSENLLNNKPINKKLSKARGKLELMQNEDLFGEGKATKKELKKQEKKVTKLEEQKAEEEAGAFYREAFEWRFEFPEVLDEDGKYTGFDVVIGNPPYVRQEALGDIKPFLKTHFEVYAGTADLYAYFIEQGVKLNKENGYFHYIVANKWMRANYGKPLRTWLQQKQITAITDFGDLPVFEEATTYPCLLEIKKSDNPTVFKALEVENLPVEDFDVLEEENGFEVDANKLSEEGWSLVPLKTQKLLEKLRKAGTPLGEYVNGKIHYGIKTGYNKAFVIDEETKDRLIDEDASSAEIIKPFLAGRDIKRYQQPDQENYLIFTRRGTDLDKYPAIKKYLEGFKKELEPRPKDVPSEDWPGRKPGTYQWYEIQDGVDYYKEFEKPKIIYAEIATRGQFMIDEDNMYVDTTSFILGNSSYNLLGVLNSKLWTFMFSQISSEIRGGYYRWKSQYLEVMPLPKVLDDSNEIGSLVNQILTAKKENPEADTGALEAEIDQLVYQLYGLTEEEIAIVEESVG
- a CDS encoding histidine kinase dimerization/phosphoacceptor domain -containing protein — its product is MTKKKESFRVLLVEDNESHAELFKRKLHELEEDILITKTDSRDVLISAVKKDEVDLVLCDYYLPGYSGLEALSVVREINQELPFILISGYIPEKLAVEAMREGASDYIMKDKTDRLLPAVVRELRNYSRLKESQRILTKNQKTINRAYQLAAIGHWEYDVKQDKRFWSDTVKSIHRVDDNFDPNAETTFPFIRDEHARDLLLNALNESIENGAPYETELEVQTPDGEQRWVRIMWESEMEKGECIRILGSVQDIHDEKLRKGKLEEALKEKNTLLNEIHHRVKNNLAVISGMLHLQAFGENDERLQSKLFDSVSRINSMAAVHEILYKSETFSRLDFSESMNKLVSGITSVFQSDTDLNVHLNIDKNLELNINQAIPLSLTINEVITNTMKHAYGKDESGDLHISLTNEGDNIQLVIEDFGKGIPDNFEPDDNTLGFNLISALTEQLEGTFTYKGTGKGTKFELCFARSEKKGSSSALN